A window of the Aspergillus flavus chromosome 6, complete sequence genome harbors these coding sequences:
- a CDS encoding putative sugar transporter, which produces MQLWKHDFRGRTLIMAITMASCQAFLLLGFDQGVMSGLVGADNRFGRDFNNPDANMQGNITALYDIGCVIGSIVSYFIGERMGRRTMLMLGGFIMVIGTIILATSNTVAQLIVGRIVTGVGNGMNSSTAPVYQSECSPASYRGTLLTLQGTVTILGVVIAYWMDYGTSFYESSFQWRFPLSFQAVFAILLILQVIGLPETPRWLVQHDRHEEARAVVAAIEDRPLDDALVSKTILDIQVGLEEEQKGGPFSFKELFTWGEVQNLRRMLITISIELGQQFTGSNMINYYGPVMFQETMGMDRNMAMILGGCIQCTYLVGSAIPVFLMDRFGRRTLLIICSAGLCLCFVMVSILLSLNRMDCAYGATAFIFIFQIFYGVGWLPVPWFYPSEINTTRVRTRMSAIASGWNWMAVFAVVKITPIAFDNIKWKTFVIFAVLNAAFIPMVYFFYPETKGLELEDIPLLFTKGGITGGVYSSKGGRTVMPGQHAQETRVNEKVEGVVQQVEDVS; this is translated from the exons ATGCAACTCTGGAAACATGATTTTAGAGGCAGGACGCTGATTATGGCCATCACCATGGCGTCCTGCCAGGCGTTCTTGCTGTTGGGATTTGATCAAG GCGTCATGTCAGGACTCGTCGGTGCGGACAATCGATTCGGGAGGGACTTCAACAATCCCGATGCCAACATGCAGGGCAACATCACGGCTTTGTACGATATTGGCTGTGTGATCGGTTCGATTGTATCCTACTTTattggagaaagaatgggCCGTCGGACGATGCTTATGCTCGGTGGCTTTATCATGGTGATTGGTACAATCATCCTCGCCACTTCAAACACTGTCGCGCAGTTGATCGTCGGCCGTATCGTCACGGGAGTAGGGAATGGCATGAACTCTTCAACGGCGCCAGTTTATCAGAGTGAATGCTCGCCTGCGTCATATCGCGGTACTTTGTTGACCCTGCAGGGCACAGTGACCATTTTGGGAGTGGTCATTGCCTACTG GATGGACTACGGCACAAGCTTCTATGAATCATCCTTTCAGTGGCGTTTCCCGCTCTCCTTTCAAGCCGTCTTCGccattcttctcatcctccaagtCATCGGATTGCCGGAGACCCCCCGTTGGCTGGTCCAACACGACCGTCACGAAGAAGCGCGCGCCGTCGTCGCCGCGATCGAAGACCGTCCCCTCGACGACGCACTTGTATCCAAAACTATCCTCGACATCCAAGTCGGCttagaagaagaacaaaaaggcgGACCCTTTAGCTTCAAGGAACTCTTCACCTGGGGCGAGGTACAGAATCTGCGCCGGATGCTGATCACCATCTCAATCGAGTTGGGTCAACAATTCACCGGATCCAACATGATCAACTACTACGGACCTGTCATGTTCCAAGAAACAATGGGCATGGACCGAAACATGGCGATGATCCTGGGTGGCTGTATCCAGTGCACATATCTGGTCGGCTCGGCAATTCCGGTCTTTCTCATGGACCGCTTCGGTCGTCGGACGCTTTTGATTATCTGCTCCGCCGGTCTTTGTCTATGCTTTGTCATGGTTTCTATTCTGCTTTCGCTGAACCGGATGGATTGTGCGTACGGTGCGACCGCgtttatctttattttccaGATTTTCTACGGCGTGGGCTGGCTCCCGGTGCCGTGGTTCTATCCGTCTGAGATTAACACGACGCGTGTGAGAACGAGGATGTCGGCCATCGCGTCAGGATGGAATTGGATGGCGGTGTTTGCGGTCGTTAAGATCACTCCGATTGCCTTCG ACAACATCAAATGGAAGACCTTTGTGATCTTCGCCGTGTTGAACGCGGCGTTCATCCCTATGGTATACTTCTTCTACCCTGAGACGAAGGgactggagctggaagataTTCCATTGCTATTCACCAAGGGCGGCATTACCGGAGGTGTCTACAGTTCCAAAGGTGGACGCACAGTCATGCCTGGCCAGCATGCTCAGGAGACACGAGTCAATGAGAAGGTGGAAGGCGTGGTGCAGCAGGTAGAAGATGTGAGCTAG
- a CDS encoding glycerophosphoryl diester phosphodiesterase family protein (unnamed protein product), whose translation MHLTSLIVTAGVVAAAPSFSRRGAASHKPNVTNIQVGPRPYFLVDDMDEGPLKSKLESCAETPIRHAPQFSIAHRGGPLQIPEHSRQGMMAAARMGAGIIECDVAFTKDRELVCRHSQCDLHTTTNILTIPELAAKCTVPFQPATDSTPAKAKCCTSDITLAEFKSLCAKMDSSNSSATTPEEYQYGGPAWRTELYDTCGTPVAHHEYIELIESLGLQFSPELKTPQVTMPFQGNYTQEMYAQQLINDYKRHHISPSRVWPQSFLDKDIFYWIQHEPAFGKQAIYLDERTDTEEGYKAAVASLPELAEKGVKIMAPAIYALLNATEDGELVPSEYAVAAKEAGFDIITWSLERFPPLAQAAAEKDYYVQSFTSAVGKDGDMYRIVDALAQKVGVRGIFSDWPATVTYYASCMGLN comes from the coding sequence ATGCATCTTACTTCCTTGATAGTGACCGCCGGCGTGGTGGCTGCTGCTCCATCGTTCAGTCGTCGTGGTGCTGCCTCTCATAAGCCCAATGTGACCAACATCCAGGTCGGTCCCCGGCCGTATTTCCTCGTGGATGACATGGATGAGGGTCCCTTGAAAAGCAAGCTGGAGTCCTGCGCAGAGACGCCCATTCGTCATGCTCCCCAATTTTCCATCGCCCATCGGGGTGGCCCGCTGCAAATCCCTGAGCACAGTCGCCAAGGTATGATGGCCGCTGCTCGCATGGGTGCTGGCATCATCGAGTGCGACGTCGCCTTCACCAAGGACCGAGAGCTCGTTTGCCGTCACTCGCAGTGTGATCTCCACACAACCACCAACATCTTGACCATCCCTGAGCTGGCCGCTAAGTGCACTGTTCCCTTCCAGCCGGCGACAGACAGCACGCCAGCCAAGGCCAAGTGCTGCACATCCGATATCACATTGGCTGAGTTCAAGTCGCTCTGCGCCAAGATGGATTCCAGCAACTCGTCGGCCACAACCCCGGAGGAATACCAGTATGGCGGACCAGCCTGGCGCACAGAGCTCTATGACACCTGTGGCACCCCCGTGGCACACCATGAGTACATTGAGCTGATCGAGTCCCTGGGCCTGCAGTTCTCGCCCGAGCTGAAGACCCCTCAAGTTACCATGCCGTTCCAGGGTAACTACACCCAGGAGATGTACGCTCAACAGCTCATCAACGATTACAAGCGCCATCACATCAGCCCATCCCGCGTGTGGCCCCAGTCCTTCCTTGATAAGGACATCTTCTACTGGATCCAGCATGAACCGGCGTTCGGCAAGCAGGCCATTTACCTCGACGAACGCACCGACACCGAAGAGGGTTACAAAGCTGCTGTTGCCAGCTTGCCCGAGCTTGCCGAGAAGGGCGTCAAGATCATGGCTCCCGCGATCTATGCACTGTTGAACGCGACCGAGGATGGCGAGCTTGTGCCCTCCGAGTATGCCGTGGCCGCCAAGGAAGCCGGCTTCGACATCATCACCTGGTCCCTTGAGCGGTTCCCTCCCTTGGCGCAAGCTGCTGCCGAAAAAGACTACTATGTTCAGTCGTTCACTTCGGCTGTTGGCAAGGATGGCGACATGTATCGTATTGTTGATGCGCTCGCGCAGAAGGTCGGCGTGCGTGGTATCTTCTCCGACTGGCCTGCGACGGTCACCTACTATGCCAGCTGTATGGGATTGAACTAG